The Verrucomicrobium spinosum DSM 4136 = JCM 18804 genome includes a region encoding these proteins:
- a CDS encoding LysR family transcriptional regulator — translation MIDLLRAFFVVLEEGSLNRAATRLHVTQPSLSRQMQALEHEIGGPLLERQTSGVKPTALGQATVACMKPVLERYESGLAELRHQARGQRSELRIGYIGSAAQFYLNPALTELRKRHPEVRVKLLDQAPGEQIAALQQGEIDLALIGQEGAALAGEYYTKKLATMGVCVVLPSDHPLAGRRELAPVDLKKEVFIGAPEKDVPGRNRWITRICRAGGFKPKFIADAESIGEAFSMIASEGAVTLLPDYFAQSPPPGVALVPLIDKAATWDLLLLWQRGKASTVLKAMVEILTKVGERNSRAGKEK, via the coding sequence ATGATTGATTTGCTCAGGGCGTTCTTCGTGGTGCTGGAGGAGGGGAGTCTCAATCGGGCGGCGACCCGGTTGCATGTGACCCAGCCTTCCTTGTCCAGGCAGATGCAGGCTCTGGAGCATGAGATTGGGGGACCTTTGTTGGAACGTCAGACGAGTGGCGTGAAGCCAACGGCACTGGGGCAGGCGACGGTGGCCTGCATGAAGCCGGTGCTGGAACGGTATGAGAGTGGGCTGGCAGAGCTGCGCCATCAGGCGCGGGGGCAGCGCTCGGAGTTGCGCATTGGCTACATCGGCTCGGCGGCCCAGTTTTACCTGAACCCCGCGCTGACGGAGCTGCGCAAAAGGCATCCGGAAGTGCGGGTGAAGCTGCTCGATCAGGCTCCGGGCGAGCAGATCGCGGCGCTGCAACAGGGCGAGATTGATCTAGCCTTGATTGGTCAGGAAGGCGCGGCGCTTGCCGGAGAGTATTACACCAAGAAGCTTGCGACGATGGGAGTCTGCGTGGTGCTGCCGTCGGATCACCCCCTGGCGGGGCGGCGGGAGCTGGCCCCGGTTGATCTGAAGAAGGAGGTCTTCATCGGCGCACCTGAGAAGGATGTGCCGGGGCGGAATCGGTGGATCACACGCATCTGCCGGGCCGGTGGCTTCAAGCCCAAGTTCATTGCTGATGCGGAGAGCATTGGTGAGGCGTTCTCCATGATCGCGAGTGAGGGCGCGGTGACGCTGCTGCCGGACTATTTTGCCCAGAGCCCACCTCCCGGCGTGGCGCTGGTGCCGCTGATCGACAAGGCGGCCACCTGGGACCTTCTGCTGCTCTGGCAGCGGGGCAAGGCCTCGACGGTGCTCAAGGCCATGGTGGAGATCCTGACGAAGGTGGGGGAGCGCAACTCACGCGCCGGCAAAGAGAAGTGA
- a CDS encoding DoxX family protein: protein MNTTSTSPAVLSSNTTDNGVVRTVLNTALGTNNALAPTVLRVALAAVVFPHGAQKLLGWFGGYGYEGTMGFFTSTMGIPWILALGVILVEFFAPLFLIAGAAVRPAAIAIGTVLGTAMVKVHLANGFFMNWMGTQKGEGVEFFVLVLGIALALVISGAGRFSVDRALSKQS from the coding sequence ATGAATACGACCTCCACTTCCCCTGCCGTGCTTAGTTCCAACACCACCGACAACGGTGTGGTCCGCACGGTCCTCAACACCGCACTCGGCACCAACAACGCCCTCGCCCCTACCGTTCTCCGAGTGGCCCTTGCCGCCGTCGTCTTCCCCCACGGTGCCCAGAAGCTCCTCGGCTGGTTCGGCGGCTACGGATATGAAGGCACCATGGGCTTCTTCACCAGCACGATGGGCATCCCCTGGATCCTCGCCCTGGGCGTGATCCTTGTGGAGTTCTTTGCGCCCCTCTTCCTGATCGCAGGTGCCGCCGTCCGCCCTGCCGCCATCGCCATCGGCACCGTGCTCGGCACCGCCATGGTGAAGGTCCACCTCGCCAACGGGTTCTTCATGAACTGGATGGGCACGCAGAAGGGTGAAGGCGTTGAATTCTTCGTCCTGGTGCTGGGCATCGCCCTCGCCCTCGTCATCTCCGGTGCTGGCCGCTTCTCGGTTGACCGTGCCTTGAGCAAGCAATCGTAA